A single window of Rhipicephalus microplus isolate Deutch F79 chromosome 5, USDA_Rmic, whole genome shotgun sequence DNA harbors:
- the LOC142817800 gene encoding scoloptoxin SSD14-like isoform X3, with amino-acid sequence MRSDEEPESAEDADDSSRIIADAIRARRQFLYGTGSVIATMLGLASLVLFVFYFAAGGPREPDPSPSSLGQYSRWAVVTDAHACQHIPREVYTKNGTMADAAVATMLCLGVVHPHSSGLGGGFVALHYHRITKRARVLIATESAPKSARRENFTDSKALRSGWKSVGVPAALYGYYALLSELGSTYPWERLFYEAHFKSSEGVEVDKGLANAIKYMGEQIKREDTMKPIYWNQYTKDLYAEGQVLRNPPLSRTLRQLSLNGFHDFYRVSKNKSTTLADALVQDLVTGDARDASGDTSHGTSSLVTGEDLRTYQPVWKDALRTTIRGGPLGDLTLFTAPPPTAGAVVSYIMNVMSVRRGREDPSREQQYALTLANMHYLAETFKYALQKRTHLGDDDYVDIRKQVQDMLSLHFASDTFSNIDPERAKKPVDYMRGVVPQSDKGTSNIILYSPSGDTLVISSTLHNTFGCMRMSRQTGVLLNNALSDFSDLDVATRVVDLSGSDKSEVSESDARHANSMAPFKRPLTSLSPILVLGPKDSLLALAAAGDLRIPTSLSQKLMQKLGQKNHTLHKESGQLGMFDQYSFVTGLTYIGGLIETNCDYRSQVCGSDGEPPNNLTQYCHSLDHPCASAPFP; translated from the exons ATGCGCAGTGACGAGGAACCGGAATCAGCAGAAGACGCAGATGATTCGTCCCGGATCATAGCAGA TGCCATCCGCGCCCGACGACAGTTCCTGTACGGCACGGGTTCGGTGATTGCCACCATGCTCGGCCTGGCGTCTCTCGTGTTGTTCGTCTTCTACTTTGCCGCCGGCGGCCCCAGGGAGCCGGACCCGTCTCCTTCCTCCCTGGGCCAGTACAGCCGCTGGGCCGTGGTCACTGACGCACATGCGTGCCAGCACATACCCAG GGAGGTGTACACGAAGAACGGCACGATGGCCGACGCCGCCGTGGCTACCATGCTGTGCCTCGGCGTTGTGCACCCACACTCGTCTGGCCTCGGCGGTGGTTTCGTGGCACTACATTATCACAG gaTCACTAAACGAGCCCGCGTGCTGATCGCCACCGAGAGCGCTCCTAAGTCAGCACGCCGTGAGAACTTCACCGACAGCAAGGCATTGCGCAGCG GTTGGAAGTCTGTAGGTGTGCCCGCGGCTCTCTACGGTTACTACGCTCTGCTGTCCGAGCTCGGCTCGACGTACCCGTGGGAGAGGCTCTTCTACGAAGCCCACTTCAAGTCTTCCGAGGGAGTCGAGGTTGACAAGGGTCTGGCGAACGCTATCAAGTACATGGGCGAACAGATCAAGCGCGAAGACACGATGAA GCCTATATACTGGAATCAATATACGAAGGACCTGTACGCCGAAGGCCAGGTACTGCGAAATCCGCCCCTGTCTCGGACGCTGAGACAGTTGTCGTTGAACGGCTTTCACGATTTCTACCGCGTGAGCAAAAATAAGAGCACCACGCTAGCGGACGCCCTCGTACAGGACCTGGTCACTGGTGACGCCAGGGATGCCTCAGGAG ACACTTCGCACGGCACCAGCTCCCTTGTGACGGGTGAGGACCTGCGTACCTACCAGCCCGTTTGGAAAGACGCGCTGCGAACAACGATACGCGGAGGACCTCTGGGCGACTTGACGCTGTTCACCGCGCCGCCACCGACGGCCGGCGCCGTGGTCTCCTACATCATGAACGTCATGAGCGTCAGGCGCGGCCGGGAAGACCCGTCGCGCGAGCAGCAGTACGCGCTCACTCTCGCCAACATGCACTACCTGGCCGAGACGTTCAAGTACGCCCTCCAGAAGCGCACCCACCTCGGGGACGACGACTATGTCGACATACGGAAG CAAGTGCAGGACATGTTGTCCTTGCACTTCGCCTCGGACACCTTCAGCAACATCGACCCGGAACGAGCGAAAAAGCCCGTGGACTACATGCGCGGCGTCGTGCCGCAGTCTGACAAGGGCACCAGCAACATCATCCTCTATTCGCCCTCCGGAGACACACTGGTCATCTCTAGCACGCTGCACAACAC GTTCGGCTGCATGCGGATGTCCCGCCAGACGGGCGTGCTGCTTAACAACGCGCTGAGCGACTTCAGCGACCTGGACGTGGCTACCCGGGTGGTGGATCTCAGCGGTAGCGACAAGAGCGAAGTGTCCGAGAGCGACGCGCGGCACGCCAACAGCATGGCGCCCTTCAAGCGGCCCCTGACTTCCTTGTCGCCCATACTGGTGCTGGGACCGAAGGACTCGCTCCTGGCACTCGCCGCAGCCGGGGATCTGCGCATCCCCACAAGCCTGTCCCAG AAATTGATGCAGAAGCTAGGCCAGAAGAACCACACCCTGCATAAGGAGAGTGGGCAGCTGGGCATGTTTGACCAGTACTCCTTCGTCACGGGCCTCACGTACATCGGCGGCCTCATCGAGACAAACTGCGACTACCGCAGCCAGGTTTGCGGCTCGGACGGCGAACCGCCCAACAACCTCACCCAATACTGCCACTCCTTGGATCATCCTTGTGCGTCGGCGCCCTTCCCCTGA
- the LOC142817800 gene encoding scoloptoxin SSD14-like isoform X2, which yields MRSDEEPESAEDADDSSRIIADAIRARRQFLYGTGSVIATMLGLASLVLFVFYFAAGGPREPDPSPSSLGQYSRWAVVTDAHACQHIPREVYTKNGTMADAAVATMLCLGVVHPHSSGLGGGFVALHYHRITKRARVLIATESAPKSARRENFTDSKALRSGWKSVGVPAALYGYYALLSELGSTYPWERLFYEAHFKSSEGVEVDKGLANAIKYMGEQIKREDTMKPIYWNQYTKDLYAEGQVLRNPPLSRTLRQLSLNGFHDFYRVSKNKSTTLADALVQDLVTGDARDASGDTSHGTSSLVTGEDLRTYQPVWKDALRTTIRGGPLGDLTLFTAPPPTAGAVVSYIMNVMSVRRGREDPSREQQYALTLANMHYLAETFKYALQKRTHLGDDDYVDIRKQVQDMLSLHFASDTFSNIDPERAKKPVDYMRGVVPQSDKGTSNIILYSPSGDTLVISSTLHNTFGCMRMSRQTGVLLNNALSDFSDLDVATRVVDLSGSDKSEVSESDARHANSMAPFKRPLTSLSPILVLGPKDSLLALAAAGDLRIPTSLSQVAIRVLWEKKSIKKAIDYPRIHTDLLSGTIFYEPSMPEKLMQKLGQKNHTLHKESGQLGMFDQYSFVTGLTYIGGLIETNCDYRSQVCGSDGEPPNNLTQYCHSLDHPCASAPFP from the exons ATGCGCAGTGACGAGGAACCGGAATCAGCAGAAGACGCAGATGATTCGTCCCGGATCATAGCAGA TGCCATCCGCGCCCGACGACAGTTCCTGTACGGCACGGGTTCGGTGATTGCCACCATGCTCGGCCTGGCGTCTCTCGTGTTGTTCGTCTTCTACTTTGCCGCCGGCGGCCCCAGGGAGCCGGACCCGTCTCCTTCCTCCCTGGGCCAGTACAGCCGCTGGGCCGTGGTCACTGACGCACATGCGTGCCAGCACATACCCAG GGAGGTGTACACGAAGAACGGCACGATGGCCGACGCCGCCGTGGCTACCATGCTGTGCCTCGGCGTTGTGCACCCACACTCGTCTGGCCTCGGCGGTGGTTTCGTGGCACTACATTATCACAG gaTCACTAAACGAGCCCGCGTGCTGATCGCCACCGAGAGCGCTCCTAAGTCAGCACGCCGTGAGAACTTCACCGACAGCAAGGCATTGCGCAGCG GTTGGAAGTCTGTAGGTGTGCCCGCGGCTCTCTACGGTTACTACGCTCTGCTGTCCGAGCTCGGCTCGACGTACCCGTGGGAGAGGCTCTTCTACGAAGCCCACTTCAAGTCTTCCGAGGGAGTCGAGGTTGACAAGGGTCTGGCGAACGCTATCAAGTACATGGGCGAACAGATCAAGCGCGAAGACACGATGAA GCCTATATACTGGAATCAATATACGAAGGACCTGTACGCCGAAGGCCAGGTACTGCGAAATCCGCCCCTGTCTCGGACGCTGAGACAGTTGTCGTTGAACGGCTTTCACGATTTCTACCGCGTGAGCAAAAATAAGAGCACCACGCTAGCGGACGCCCTCGTACAGGACCTGGTCACTGGTGACGCCAGGGATGCCTCAGGAG ACACTTCGCACGGCACCAGCTCCCTTGTGACGGGTGAGGACCTGCGTACCTACCAGCCCGTTTGGAAAGACGCGCTGCGAACAACGATACGCGGAGGACCTCTGGGCGACTTGACGCTGTTCACCGCGCCGCCACCGACGGCCGGCGCCGTGGTCTCCTACATCATGAACGTCATGAGCGTCAGGCGCGGCCGGGAAGACCCGTCGCGCGAGCAGCAGTACGCGCTCACTCTCGCCAACATGCACTACCTGGCCGAGACGTTCAAGTACGCCCTCCAGAAGCGCACCCACCTCGGGGACGACGACTATGTCGACATACGGAAG CAAGTGCAGGACATGTTGTCCTTGCACTTCGCCTCGGACACCTTCAGCAACATCGACCCGGAACGAGCGAAAAAGCCCGTGGACTACATGCGCGGCGTCGTGCCGCAGTCTGACAAGGGCACCAGCAACATCATCCTCTATTCGCCCTCCGGAGACACACTGGTCATCTCTAGCACGCTGCACAACAC GTTCGGCTGCATGCGGATGTCCCGCCAGACGGGCGTGCTGCTTAACAACGCGCTGAGCGACTTCAGCGACCTGGACGTGGCTACCCGGGTGGTGGATCTCAGCGGTAGCGACAAGAGCGAAGTGTCCGAGAGCGACGCGCGGCACGCCAACAGCATGGCGCCCTTCAAGCGGCCCCTGACTTCCTTGTCGCCCATACTGGTGCTGGGACCGAAGGACTCGCTCCTGGCACTCGCCGCAGCCGGGGATCTGCGCATCCCCACAAGCCTGTCCCAG GTGGCGATCCGAGTCctgtgggaaaaaaagagcatCAAGAAGGCTATTGACTACCCTCGCATACACACGGACTTGCTCAGCGGGACCATCTTCTACGAGCCAAGCATGCCGGAA AAATTGATGCAGAAGCTAGGCCAGAAGAACCACACCCTGCATAAGGAGAGTGGGCAGCTGGGCATGTTTGACCAGTACTCCTTCGTCACGGGCCTCACGTACATCGGCGGCCTCATCGAGACAAACTGCGACTACCGCAGCCAGGTTTGCGGCTCGGACGGCGAACCGCCCAACAACCTCACCCAATACTGCCACTCCTTGGATCATCCTTGTGCGTCGGCGCCCTTCCCCTGA